From Thamnophis elegans isolate rThaEle1 chromosome 12, rThaEle1.pri, whole genome shotgun sequence, one genomic window encodes:
- the LOC116515253 gene encoding phospholipase A2 inhibitor and Ly6/PLAUR domain-containing protein-like — protein sequence MQGCTVIYFVFSILISAGFCLKCEHCSSNSGSCTGAPHICRPFENTCLILTTETTIGKDVWLATYKGCSKTKYCVPSPMSFTLPSRRKRSAAKCCRKDLCNSGTVTLPKLGIRPNGMKCPGCISQDPTCKPTELIHCNGWEEYCVYYDVTVEQGGKFYSHAERGCGTKNACLNEPRIFGVPGKYKAIIKKSECTPAPKIIGKY from the exons ATGCAGGGTTGCACAGTTATCTACTTCGTCTTCTCCATCCTGATCTCTGCAG GGTTTTGTTTGAAGTGTGAGCACTGCAGCAGCAACAGTGGTTCCTGTACTGGTGCACCACACATCTGCCGACCATTTGAAAACACCTGCCTGATTCTCACCACCGAGACAACCATTG GAAAGGATGTGTGGCTTGCCACTTACAAAGGCTGCAGCAAAACCAAGTATTGTGTTCCATCACCCATGAGCTTCACCCTCCCTTCGAGACGCAAGCGGAGTGCCGCAAAGTGTTGTCGCAAGGACCTTTGCAACAGTGGGACTGTGACAT TGCCCAAACTCGGGATCCGCCCAAATGGAATGAAATGTCCTGGATGCATCTCACAGGATCCTACTTGCAAACCCACTGAGCTGATCCATTGCAACGGCTGGGAAGAGTATTGTGTCTATTACGATGTGACGGTGGAACAAG GAGGAAAATTCTACAGTCATGCGGAACGCGGCTGTGGAACTAAGAATGCTTGTCTGAATGAGCCACGCATTTTTGGGGTGCCCGGAAAGTACAAGGCGATTATAAAGAAATCCGAGTGTACCCCTGCTCCCAAAATCATCGGCAAATACTGA